In Aquimarina sp. TRL1, a single window of DNA contains:
- a CDS encoding class I SAM-dependent methyltransferase, whose protein sequence is MNKNLSTKKIKKPWPTKDAMQQIYEMNLWGGKRTEFYSGIGSHAPIIITPYIEAITSFLKGFDTPITLCDLGCGDFNVGKMLVPFTKQYIAVDIVPDLIERNKREFADENVTFYCMDIALDELPAGDCAILRQVLQHLSNTEIQQILEKLYAYKYVIITEHLPEENIEPNKDIISGQGIRLKKQSGVNVLAPPFTMKVKEKKELVSVASPTHKGVIVTHCYQLF, encoded by the coding sequence ATGAATAAAAATCTCAGTACAAAAAAAATAAAGAAACCCTGGCCAACTAAGGATGCTATGCAGCAGATTTATGAAATGAACCTTTGGGGAGGGAAGCGTACTGAATTTTATTCTGGCATCGGGTCTCATGCCCCGATAATTATTACTCCATATATTGAGGCGATTACTTCGTTTTTGAAGGGTTTTGATACTCCCATAACCCTATGTGATCTGGGATGTGGTGATTTTAATGTAGGAAAAATGTTGGTCCCGTTTACAAAGCAATATATCGCAGTGGATATTGTACCGGATCTTATAGAACGAAATAAAAGAGAGTTTGCAGATGAGAATGTGACATTTTATTGTATGGACATTGCACTAGATGAGTTACCTGCTGGTGATTGTGCCATATTGCGCCAGGTATTACAGCACTTATCTAATACAGAAATACAGCAGATCCTAGAGAAGCTATATGCCTATAAGTATGTTATTATTACGGAACATCTTCCCGAAGAGAATATAGAACCCAACAAAGATATTATTTCCGGACAGGGGATACGATTAAAGAAACAAAGTGGAGTAAATGTATTAGCTCCTCCTTTTACTATGAAGGTAAAAGAAAAGAAAGAATTGGTTTCGGTTGCTTCCCCCACCCATAAAGGAGTTATTGTAACACATTGTTATCAATTGTTTTAA
- a CDS encoding aminotransferase class I/II-fold pyridoxal phosphate-dependent enzyme — MNIRIFDLERIQSLYENTVPINLTESGFHPYTLEELLSEEQLKMLTSTVLGYGQTNGSIPLRQTIANLYKHCNEENVLVTNGSAEANFIACHTLLSPGDEVVMMVPNYMQIWGIVEEMGCVPKKFHLKEEDEWKPDLEELASLMTVKTKMIALCNPNNPTGYVLSDEEMRAIVEIARKYDAWIYCDEVYKGADLDGIEKPSFYGMYDKVMVNGGLSKAYALPGLRLGWLIGPEKCIADTWAYHDYTSITAGILSHKIGEIVLQPNMRKTILSRNITMLNENLQATIDWANQYGDLVEFTPPKAGGMVFIKYKFPINSTELSDWLRIEKGVFILAGDVYGMDHHFRIGIGAEKKDLLKGYKILTQALKERFDI; from the coding sequence ATGAACATTCGAATTTTTGACCTGGAACGCATTCAGTCGCTATATGAAAATACCGTTCCTATAAACCTTACAGAAAGTGGCTTTCACCCTTATACATTAGAAGAGTTACTTTCTGAAGAGCAACTAAAGATGCTGACAAGTACTGTATTAGGGTACGGACAAACTAACGGTTCTATTCCGCTACGCCAGACCATAGCAAACCTGTATAAACATTGTAATGAAGAAAATGTTCTCGTTACGAATGGATCTGCTGAGGCTAATTTTATTGCCTGTCATACCTTACTATCGCCAGGAGATGAAGTCGTAATGATGGTTCCTAACTATATGCAGATCTGGGGAATTGTCGAAGAAATGGGGTGCGTTCCAAAAAAGTTTCACCTAAAAGAAGAAGATGAATGGAAACCAGATTTAGAAGAGTTAGCCTCATTAATGACAGTAAAAACCAAAATGATTGCTTTATGCAATCCTAATAACCCTACAGGGTATGTATTGTCAGATGAAGAGATGAGAGCAATCGTTGAAATTGCCAGAAAATATGATGCTTGGATATATTGTGATGAAGTTTATAAAGGAGCTGATCTAGACGGCATCGAAAAACCGAGTTTTTATGGTATGTATGATAAAGTAATGGTTAATGGGGGACTTTCCAAAGCCTATGCGCTGCCAGGATTACGCTTAGGATGGCTTATCGGTCCGGAAAAATGTATTGCTGATACATGGGCATATCATGATTACACCTCTATTACAGCAGGAATTTTAAGCCATAAAATAGGGGAAATCGTTTTACAGCCCAACATGCGAAAAACAATATTATCACGAAATATTACCATGCTCAATGAAAACCTGCAAGCAACAATAGATTGGGCAAATCAATACGGAGACCTCGTAGAGTTTACCCCTCCAAAAGCGGGAGGTATGGTGTTTATCAAATATAAGTTTCCTATTAATTCTACAGAATTATCCGATTGGTTACGTATCGAAAAAGGAGTTTTTATTCTGGCAGGAGATGTCTATGGAATGGATCATCATTTTAGAATAGGTATTGGAGCAGAAAAGAAAGACCTTCTCAAAGGATATAAAATACTTACCCAAGCCCTGAAAGAACGGTTTGATATTTAA
- a CDS encoding M48 family metallopeptidase — translation MRVFTLLLMALLLSCKNNQMDKKGIHSGIIPITTSSKEAKKHFEKAQFLVQNGIDGNPTESYKKALEYDSSFVRMHNFISIYAPDDTLKKHHHELAKKFRHLASKEEQLLIDATEFRINNPDDMYEKKLFELAEACPNDKYLFHTICFLLFRKNPALAIEAGKKSVVLDSNYGSGYNILGYAYLNNKELEKAKSAFDNFIRCEPENGNPYDSKADVMLQLGNYKEALTLKQKAYELNPTFDWIPEEIKEIKATIDTLEN, via the coding sequence ATGAGAGTATTCACCTTACTACTTATGGCATTACTGCTATCTTGTAAAAACAATCAAATGGACAAAAAAGGTATTCATTCTGGCATCATCCCTATTACAACTTCTTCTAAAGAAGCGAAAAAGCATTTTGAAAAAGCACAATTTTTAGTGCAAAATGGAATTGACGGAAACCCAACAGAAAGCTATAAAAAAGCATTGGAATATGACAGTAGTTTTGTTAGAATGCACAATTTTATCTCCATATACGCTCCTGATGATACATTAAAAAAACATCATCATGAACTCGCTAAAAAATTTAGACATTTAGCTTCTAAAGAGGAGCAATTATTAATTGATGCCACAGAATTCAGAATAAACAATCCGGATGATATGTATGAAAAAAAATTATTTGAACTAGCAGAAGCTTGTCCTAATGATAAATACCTGTTCCATACAATCTGCTTTTTACTGTTTAGAAAAAATCCAGCACTGGCAATCGAAGCAGGAAAAAAATCAGTGGTATTAGATAGCAACTACGGTTCTGGCTACAATATTCTGGGATATGCATACCTTAATAATAAAGAACTGGAGAAAGCTAAAAGTGCTTTTGACAATTTTATCAGGTGTGAACCTGAAAACGGGAATCCATATGACTCGAAAGCAGATGTAATGCTACAATTAGGAAATTATAAAGAGGCCCTGACATTAAAACAAAAAGCCTATGAATTAAATCCCACTTTTGACTGGATTCCTGAAGAAATAAAAGAAATCAAAGCCACAATAGATACATTAGAAAATTGA
- a CDS encoding ornithine cyclodeaminase family protein, which translates to MNTTVPIILSAPKIIDLLKKIDLISVIEEGFISLSSDKAIIPPVGELLFDNPKGETHIKYGYILQQPYFVIKIASGFYDNPKLGIKSSQGVMLAFSQQTGEIVAVLLDEGYLTDIRTVIASMITIKHLAPKKITCIGIIGTGIQAKLQLEYLRQVTNCKNIMIWGRNQEKAIALKEGFLNPEYTITVTSSLDILADTCNVIITTTPSEEPLLTWRQVKKGTHITAIGSDTPKKIELETDIIKHADLIVADSINQSKTRGEIYNARLDNCLDEKKLIELGTLLTNNTLGRQNDQQITVADLTGVAVQDIMITSAIINTYKSQ; encoded by the coding sequence ATGAATACGACAGTACCTATTATTTTATCCGCTCCAAAAATCATTGATCTTCTAAAGAAAATTGACCTTATTTCTGTTATAGAAGAAGGCTTTATTTCCTTATCATCCGATAAAGCGATCATCCCACCTGTAGGAGAATTACTATTTGACAACCCCAAAGGAGAAACACATATTAAATATGGATACATTCTTCAGCAACCGTATTTTGTAATCAAGATAGCCTCCGGGTTTTATGACAATCCCAAATTAGGAATAAAATCCAGTCAAGGAGTCATGCTTGCTTTTAGCCAGCAAACCGGAGAGATTGTTGCCGTCTTATTAGATGAAGGATATCTTACTGATATTCGTACTGTGATTGCTAGTATGATTACGATAAAACATCTCGCTCCCAAAAAGATAACATGTATTGGAATTATAGGAACTGGTATTCAGGCAAAACTTCAATTAGAGTACTTACGCCAAGTGACTAATTGCAAAAATATAATGATATGGGGACGGAATCAGGAAAAAGCAATTGCATTAAAAGAAGGGTTTCTAAACCCTGAGTACACCATTACAGTTACCTCTTCCCTGGATATACTAGCAGATACCTGCAATGTGATCATAACTACGACGCCTTCTGAAGAACCTCTATTAACATGGAGGCAAGTAAAAAAAGGAACCCATATTACTGCCATTGGTTCAGATACTCCAAAAAAAATAGAACTCGAAACGGACATAATAAAACATGCTGACCTGATTGTTGCCGACAGCATAAATCAGTCTAAAACCAGAGGAGAAATTTATAACGCTCGATTAGATAATTGCTTAGACGAAAAGAAACTTATAGAGCTGGGGACTTTATTAACCAACAACACCTTGGGAAGACAAAATGATCAACAGATTACAGTTGCAGACCTAACAGGAGTCGCTGTACAAGATATAATGATTACCTCAGCTATAATTAATACGTATAAATCTCAATAA
- a CDS encoding FAD-dependent monooxygenase, translated as MVIDIIGAGIGGLTTAIALNQKGISTRIFEQTNKIKPVGAGIILANNAMQVYEKLGLRKEIEEQGNSISSMSITKANLSPLSKVDLSFFEKKYQVKNIAIHRAALQQILLNNLPKNTIYLNHHLTKIESNNLGNVLTFANGIKTQSSVLIGADGLQSVVRQNLFPDYKLRNAKQICWRGITTYTLPHKYRHELNEAWGKNSRFGFVQIAKNKVYWYALKSFKHDKNEFAKQHIETYFEAYSPVIKDIIFATDKEQLHTAEIADLPPIHTWYQENTCLIGDAAHAMTPNMGQGACQAIEDAYILSNCLDTYEVHTAFKEFQRVRLPKAHQVVKASWILGKIAHASHPIVRGIRNQLLRITPSSFSQKQSEQLFQLPSL; from the coding sequence ATGGTTATCGATATTATAGGTGCTGGAATCGGAGGATTAACAACGGCTATTGCTCTTAACCAAAAGGGAATTAGTACGAGAATCTTTGAACAAACAAACAAAATAAAACCGGTAGGGGCTGGGATTATCTTAGCCAATAATGCCATGCAGGTTTATGAAAAATTAGGGCTGCGAAAGGAAATTGAAGAACAAGGAAATTCTATTTCCTCTATGAGTATTACAAAAGCAAACCTATCTCCTTTATCCAAAGTAGATTTATCTTTTTTTGAAAAAAAATATCAGGTAAAAAATATTGCAATTCACCGCGCTGCTTTGCAGCAAATTTTACTAAACAATTTACCTAAAAACACAATATACCTAAATCATCACCTAACTAAGATTGAATCCAATAATCTCGGTAATGTATTGACTTTTGCCAATGGGATAAAAACCCAATCTTCTGTTCTCATTGGAGCAGATGGGTTACAATCTGTAGTACGACAAAATTTATTCCCTGATTACAAGCTGAGGAATGCTAAGCAGATCTGTTGGAGAGGAATAACTACCTATACTCTACCCCATAAATACAGACATGAATTAAATGAAGCTTGGGGAAAAAACAGTCGGTTCGGATTTGTACAAATAGCAAAAAATAAGGTCTACTGGTATGCATTAAAATCATTTAAACACGATAAAAACGAGTTCGCTAAACAACATATTGAGACATATTTTGAGGCATATTCACCTGTAATTAAAGATATTATTTTCGCTACGGATAAAGAGCAATTACACACTGCAGAAATAGCTGATTTACCCCCTATACATACCTGGTATCAGGAAAATACCTGCCTTATTGGTGATGCAGCTCATGCCATGACACCAAATATGGGACAAGGAGCTTGTCAGGCAATAGAAGATGCCTATATCTTATCTAATTGCCTGGACACTTATGAAGTACACACAGCTTTTAAAGAGTTTCAGCGAGTGAGGCTTCCCAAAGCACATCAGGTTGTAAAAGCAAGTTGGATACTCGGAAAAATCGCACATGCCTCCCACCCCATTGTTAGAGGTATTCGAAATCAATTATTGCGAATAACACCATCATCTTTTAGCCAAAAACAATCTGAACAACTTTTTCAACTTCCCAGTCTATGA
- a CDS encoding pirin family protein: MATNKLIVDERQTDLGNFMVGRLLPFRKKRQVGPFTFIDHMGPAKMGNGKYIDVDQHPHIGLSTLTYLFEGEIEHRDSIGNTQIISPGDVGFMTSGSGVTHTERTPAAKRSKQEFLMHGYQIWVALPKDKEEMPPQFDFYPSRDIPNWTSGSLKLKLIAGNAFGKSAPLQGYSPLFMVDISASQPTTLNLRGQLEGEVAFVIVKGSITDQEHRITAGQMLISKTDDQCEICLAADTQILLFGGLPLAEERFLSWNFVSHSKERLQQATEDWKNKKFPQVPFDNTYIPLPSYKK; this comes from the coding sequence ATGGCAACAAATAAGCTTATAGTAGACGAACGACAAACCGACTTGGGCAATTTTATGGTTGGAAGGTTATTACCTTTTAGAAAAAAGCGACAGGTAGGTCCTTTTACTTTTATAGATCATATGGGACCTGCTAAAATGGGAAATGGAAAATACATAGATGTGGATCAACATCCTCATATTGGTTTGAGTACACTTACATATCTTTTTGAAGGAGAAATCGAGCATAGAGATAGTATTGGTAATACACAAATCATATCCCCCGGAGATGTAGGCTTCATGACATCTGGAAGCGGAGTAACGCATACAGAAAGAACTCCTGCCGCTAAAAGAAGTAAGCAAGAATTTCTTATGCATGGATATCAAATATGGGTAGCACTACCGAAAGATAAAGAAGAGATGCCTCCTCAATTTGACTTCTATCCCAGTAGAGATATCCCAAACTGGACATCCGGTTCTCTTAAACTAAAACTTATAGCGGGAAATGCTTTTGGAAAATCTGCACCACTACAGGGATATTCTCCTTTATTTATGGTAGATATTTCCGCTTCTCAACCGACAACACTGAATCTAAGAGGGCAATTAGAAGGCGAAGTCGCTTTTGTGATTGTCAAGGGATCCATTACAGATCAGGAGCATCGCATTACTGCCGGACAAATGCTTATTAGTAAAACTGATGATCAATGCGAAATCTGCCTCGCAGCAGATACACAAATCCTGTTATTTGGAGGGTTACCATTGGCAGAAGAACGATTCCTTTCCTGGAATTTCGTCTCTCATAGTAAAGAGCGTTTGCAGCAAGCAACTGAAGACTGGAAAAATAAAAAGTTCCCACAAGTCCCCTTTGATAATACATATATCCCTCTTCCCTCCTATAAAAAGTAA
- a CDS encoding ion transporter, translating into MKEKIDRIVESRETKAGLYFDYTIQVLILLSILGFTIETLPNLSPQLVDFLEDFEIFCIVIFSIEYLIRIYIARKKLKFIFSFYGIIDLVAILPFYLSFGLDLRSARVFRFLRLFRLIKLIRYNRAIRRFSIAFHMIREELIIFSVVSLILIYLSAVGIYYFENAAQPEVFSSIFSSLWWSVVTLTTVGYGDVVPITIGGRIFTFIILMIGLGIIAIPSGMISSALTEARSIEKKKNIQETTKATLPE; encoded by the coding sequence ATGAAAGAGAAAATTGATCGCATCGTTGAATCAAGAGAAACCAAAGCAGGACTTTATTTTGATTACACCATCCAAGTATTAATTTTACTTTCTATTCTGGGGTTTACGATTGAAACCCTCCCAAATCTATCTCCTCAGTTAGTTGATTTTCTAGAAGATTTCGAGATTTTCTGCATTGTTATTTTCTCTATAGAATATCTCATCCGAATATATATTGCACGAAAAAAACTTAAATTTATCTTTAGTTTCTATGGAATCATTGACCTGGTAGCCATCTTACCCTTCTACCTATCGTTTGGTCTTGATCTCAGATCTGCACGAGTATTCCGTTTTCTCAGATTATTTCGATTGATCAAACTGATTCGGTACAACCGTGCTATTCGAAGGTTTTCGATTGCATTCCATATGATCCGGGAAGAACTTATCATATTTAGTGTTGTTTCTCTGATACTGATCTATCTTTCTGCCGTAGGAATTTATTATTTTGAAAATGCAGCACAACCCGAAGTATTTTCTTCCATTTTTTCCAGCCTATGGTGGTCGGTAGTTACCCTAACTACCGTTGGTTATGGAGATGTTGTTCCCATTACCATCGGAGGTAGGATATTTACATTCATTATTTTGATGATTGGATTAGGAATCATAGCTATTCCATCAGGAATGATCTCTTCAGCACTAACAGAAGCCAGAAGTATTGAAAAAAAGAAAAACATACAAGAAACAACGAAAGCTACACTACCCGAATAA
- a CDS encoding Crp/Fnr family transcriptional regulator, whose product MNLRNNSTLNCQLLQSPDEISKMFHGLFDFINLLMPISEHDQKLCKKYFKPYTVKKGTLLEVEGTTHTHHNFIVSGYMRNFHHDEKGKEITTDINDGPRFFTSYYSFIQQTISNENLHCITDCKLLRINRKDNEIITRQGQNSQKYVEKILQYNLESSRQRVIDSNTLTAKERYLKMLKNHPAILRNVPINYIASYLGINAGSLSRIRQEISL is encoded by the coding sequence ATGAACCTAAGAAATAATTCGACCCTTAATTGCCAGTTACTACAGAGCCCTGACGAAATTTCAAAAATGTTTCACGGGTTATTTGATTTTATCAATCTTTTAATGCCTATCTCTGAGCATGATCAAAAACTTTGCAAAAAATATTTCAAACCGTATACTGTCAAAAAAGGAACACTCCTGGAAGTGGAGGGAACAACTCATACACATCATAATTTTATAGTCTCCGGGTATATGCGCAATTTTCATCATGATGAAAAAGGAAAAGAAATAACAACGGATATCAATGATGGTCCCAGATTTTTTACTTCCTATTACAGTTTTATTCAGCAAACCATTTCTAATGAAAACCTACATTGCATCACAGATTGTAAACTACTGCGAATTAACCGAAAAGACAATGAGATCATTACACGTCAAGGGCAAAATTCACAGAAATATGTAGAAAAAATATTACAATATAATTTGGAATCCAGTAGACAACGAGTTATTGATTCCAATACCTTAACAGCAAAAGAACGATACCTAAAAATGCTAAAAAATCATCCTGCTATCCTAAGAAACGTACCTATTAATTATATCGCTTCTTATCTGGGAATCAATGCTGGAAGTCTTAGTAGAATCCGCCAGGAAATATCTCTCTAA
- a CDS encoding helix-turn-helix domain-containing protein, with amino-acid sequence MARLQEHREKLNLTQKELSNISGISIRTIQRIESGVPPKGYTLKTLAKTLAINENDLLEEKEVTEQIDYTLLNIINLSSLLVSFIPIINFLTPLTIAILKKQYNLQTKQIINIQVLWTILFLVILALGTFINAGNLIRDFFIAILFLLILANLFIILRNSIEINKNNKLYFSLKIRIL; translated from the coding sequence ATGGCACGTTTACAAGAACATAGAGAAAAACTTAACTTAACTCAAAAAGAACTATCAAACATCTCTGGTATTTCGATACGAACCATTCAGCGCATCGAATCAGGGGTTCCTCCAAAAGGATACACTTTAAAAACCTTAGCCAAAACCCTGGCTATTAATGAAAATGACCTATTAGAAGAAAAAGAGGTTACGGAGCAAATCGATTATACACTTCTAAATATAATTAACCTTTCCTCTCTATTGGTATCCTTTATTCCAATTATTAATTTTCTCACTCCACTTACCATTGCTATTTTAAAAAAACAATACAACCTCCAAACTAAGCAAATTATAAACATTCAGGTACTATGGACAATCTTATTCCTGGTTATTCTTGCTTTAGGAACTTTCATAAATGCAGGAAATCTAATTCGAGATTTTTTTATAGCCATCTTGTTTTTACTAATACTAGCCAATCTTTTTATCATTCTTAGAAATAGTATTGAAATCAATAAAAACAACAAACTATATTTCTCTCTTAAGATTAGAATTCTATAG
- a CDS encoding DUF3995 domain-containing protein yields the protein MISTILSLLLCVIFTILSLFHFYWLFGGVWGVHKVIPTKDPQVPPLSVPKFGTLVVAITLLLFGILYLLKTGFIQIEIPHWLTYTYYAIPFIFILRAIGEFRYVGFFKKIKNTEFAQADSLIFAPLCLWIGGTAYIVLLLS from the coding sequence ATGATAAGTACTATTCTATCCCTTCTTTTATGTGTTATTTTTACTATACTGAGCTTATTTCACTTTTATTGGCTTTTTGGTGGAGTTTGGGGGGTACATAAAGTGATTCCCACAAAAGATCCACAAGTGCCTCCGCTTTCAGTTCCTAAATTTGGGACCTTAGTTGTCGCGATAACACTGCTTTTATTTGGAATTCTATACCTTCTTAAAACTGGATTCATCCAAATTGAAATTCCTCATTGGCTTACTTATACATATTACGCAATCCCTTTTATTTTCATTCTTCGTGCAATTGGAGAATTTAGATATGTCGGTTTTTTTAAGAAAATAAAAAACACAGAATTTGCCCAGGCAGATTCTCTAATATTTGCACCGCTATGTTTATGGATTGGAGGCACAGCTTACATAGTATTACTGCTATCATAG
- a CDS encoding GyrI-like domain-containing protein has translation MATDKEIQQADYINRINRVFEFIDQNLDTTLSLTIVSEIASFSPFHFHRIFKMLTNETLHQYISRRRIEKAALDLLHKNVKTTVIAHQYGFSDNTSFSRAFKKYFGMSPMEFKKQNPNKHSKIRQLESKNGQEYPSSKKYICIIENLKNWITMKAVITIKTIPDMEVAYISSIGAQNLSLAYQKLIRWATPKGLINEQTKMLTVYFDSFKVTASHKVRMHASILLTTPAETSGEIGKTTVEAGKCIVGHFEITPEEFEKSWTGLFLWMNENGYKKSDRNPFEIYYNDFTEHPENKCIVDFCIPIM, from the coding sequence ATGGCAACAGATAAAGAAATACAGCAGGCGGATTATATAAACCGAATCAACCGGGTTTTTGAATTTATTGATCAAAATTTAGACACAACACTTTCATTAACAATTGTTTCAGAAATAGCATCGTTCTCTCCATTTCACTTCCATCGAATTTTCAAAATGCTTACTAATGAAACCTTGCACCAATATATAAGCAGACGAAGAATTGAAAAAGCCGCATTAGATTTATTACATAAAAATGTCAAAACTACAGTAATCGCACATCAATACGGATTCAGTGATAATACTTCATTTTCCAGAGCTTTTAAAAAATATTTTGGTATGAGTCCAATGGAGTTTAAAAAACAAAACCCAAATAAACATAGCAAGATTCGTCAACTAGAAAGCAAGAATGGACAAGAATATCCTTCTTCCAAAAAATACATTTGCATCATTGAAAACCTTAAAAACTGGATTACAATGAAAGCAGTAATTACAATTAAAACAATACCAGATATGGAAGTCGCTTATATTTCTAGTATCGGCGCTCAAAATCTCTCTCTTGCATATCAAAAATTAATACGATGGGCTACTCCAAAAGGGTTGATTAATGAACAAACAAAAATGCTTACAGTATATTTTGATAGTTTTAAAGTCACTGCTTCTCATAAAGTACGAATGCATGCATCTATCTTACTTACAACACCTGCAGAGACATCAGGAGAGATTGGAAAAACAACTGTTGAGGCTGGAAAATGCATTGTCGGACATTTTGAAATCACCCCTGAAGAATTCGAAAAATCGTGGACCGGGTTATTTTTATGGATGAATGAAAATGGCTATAAAAAATCCGATAGAAATCCTTTTGAAATATACTATAATGACTTCACAGAACATCCTGAAAATAAATGCATTGTCGATTTTTGCATTCCCATTATGTAA
- a CDS encoding cupin domain-containing protein, translated as MKKIYLIGSLISVLISGCYKDKTTTTQVISLIKTTKSWNGSPLPQYPEGTPEVTILKITIPPKTKLPLHRHPEINAGVLLKGALTVISEANDTLYLKEGDPIVELVNSWHFGKNEGNKPAEIVVFYAGVQGSPITILKDKDGHSH; from the coding sequence ATGAAAAAAATATACCTTATCGGTAGTTTAATCTCCGTACTCATCTCTGGATGTTATAAAGATAAAACGACAACTACTCAGGTAATTTCTCTTATTAAAACAACCAAAAGCTGGAATGGGAGTCCACTTCCTCAATACCCGGAAGGAACTCCAGAGGTAACCATTCTAAAAATTACCATTCCCCCTAAAACGAAACTACCATTGCATCGACATCCGGAAATTAATGCTGGAGTTTTACTCAAAGGAGCATTAACCGTCATCAGTGAAGCAAATGACACACTCTATCTCAAAGAAGGAGATCCCATTGTCGAACTAGTTAATTCTTGGCACTTTGGAAAAAACGAAGGAAATAAACCTGCAGAAATCGTCGTATTCTATGCAGGAGTTCAGGGTAGTCCTATAACAATTCTTAAAGATAAAGATGGTCATAGTCATTAA
- a CDS encoding arylamine N-acetyltransferase — MKITDYLDRINYNGALAPSLEVLRALQKAHIIHIPFENLDIHYNNQINLDIDKIYHKVISQKRGGFCYELNGLFHTLLNKIGFNAHIISGRVYDHKKQTFGKEFDHLIILVSLNQKKYLVDVGFGEFVFYPLELTLDKIQTDPRGDFIIEKAHPPYYKVSQKKKTVQYIFTLQKRELHDFSEMCIYHQTDTNSNFTQKKLITRPHESGRVTLSGNMLKITEKDTVIQTMTFLPETFGKYLKDWFGIDEAALIRE; from the coding sequence ATGAAAATAACAGATTATCTAGATAGAATTAATTATAACGGAGCACTTGCTCCCAGTCTGGAGGTATTAAGAGCTCTTCAAAAAGCACATATTATACACATTCCCTTTGAAAACCTCGATATCCATTATAACAACCAGATTAATCTGGATATTGATAAAATATATCACAAAGTCATCTCTCAAAAAAGAGGAGGTTTCTGCTACGAACTAAATGGACTATTTCATACCCTACTAAATAAAATAGGTTTTAATGCTCATATAATATCTGGTCGCGTATATGACCATAAAAAACAAACATTTGGAAAAGAATTTGACCATCTGATCATATTAGTTTCCCTGAATCAAAAAAAATATCTGGTAGATGTAGGTTTTGGGGAATTTGTCTTTTACCCTTTGGAGCTAACCTTGGATAAAATACAAACAGACCCCAGAGGCGATTTCATCATCGAAAAAGCTCACCCTCCATATTATAAAGTTTCTCAAAAGAAAAAAACAGTACAATACATTTTTACGCTTCAGAAAAGAGAATTACATGATTTTTCTGAAATGTGCATCTATCATCAAACTGATACTAACTCTAATTTTACTCAAAAAAAACTAATTACTAGACCACACGAATCAGGACGGGTCACTCTGAGTGGAAACATGTTAAAAATAACTGAAAAAGATACGGTTATACAGACAATGACATTTCTTCCTGAAACATTTGGTAAATACCTAAAGGATTGGTTTGGAATTGATGAAGCTGCATTAATTAGAGAGTAA